The segment CGGTTTTTCGAAGCGTTGTTGCGCCTGAATAACGACCAGGGCCCGCCCACCTGCCCGGCAACCTTCATCCCCGCGGCCGAACGCTTCGGCGCCATGCCGCGCCTGGACCGCTGGGTGCTGGGCAAGGCGGCCGCCACGCTGCGGGTCCACGGCAACGAAAATCCGCCGGTCTGCCTGAGCGTCAACCTTTCAGGGCACTCGCTGGGCGACGAGGGGTTTCTCGCATTTGCCTACGATCTCATGCGCGATACGCAGATCGCGGACAGGCTGTGCTTCGAGATCACCGAAACCGCGGCCATCGCCAACCTCGCCCAGGCACGTAGTTTTATTCATGAAATGAAGCAGCTGGGGTGCCGTTTTGCGTTGGACGATTTCGGCAGCGGCCTGTCCTCCTTTCAGTACCTCAAGAACCTGCACGTCGACTACCTGAAGATCGAAGGCAGCTTCGTCAGCAGCCTGCTGAACGACCCGATCGATCTCGCCATGGTACGTTCCATCAACGAAGTCGGTCATGCCATCGGCCTGCAGACCATCGCCGAATATGTCGAATCCGCCGAGATTCTACAGACCCTTCGCGAGCTGGGCGTGGATTATGCGCAGGGTTTTCATATCGGCCATCCTGTCGAAAACCTGACACTAGTGCTCACGCATTCGACGTAAATATCGCCCATATCTTGACCATATTTTGGTCAATCATTCTCATGCAACGCAGTCAGTCGACTATCTGTCACGATCTCGTCACTCACCTTACGAAAATCGGATAAAGAAAACCCACATAGATACTGTTTGCTCCATTAATTTGGGTTACTCTCAATAATCGGGAAGGACTGAAGTAGTCGTAACCCATGAACGTAAATATTTTTTGCTCCGCTGCTCTGCAGACGTGAACGGGGAGCCATCGTGCGCATCCTTTCACTCACTGCATATATCGCGTTTATTGCGCTCGTGGTTGGGGTGGACTACAGCGGTATCCATTACTGGCTTGTCTCGCCGCTCAACTCCCGTGACGAGAGCATGGCGGAACTGCTTGCGGGCAACGCCGTCTCCACCCTGAACGATCAACGCACGCGTCTGGTCGATCTGGTTCAGGCCGTCGCCAAGAATCCCGAGCACCCCCGTTCCACGGACGAATACCTGAAAGCGGCCGGCCTGGCGGCCGTATTCCGTGTCGCCGCGGACGGCACGGTAGCACCGCTCTACCCCAAGGGCCGAAACACCTCGCCGGCCACAGACACCACGGCATCACTGACGCTGCTGCTTGCCCAGGAAGGTCAGCCGCAACCCGCCGCACAACCCGCGAGCCAGATCTACTGGCTCAACGGCCGACCCATGCTCATGGCCAGCGCACCACAGACCACAGGGCAGGGAACCATCGTCGCCTTCGCGCGTCCCCGTCTCGGCAAGCCGCCGCCCGGCATCGAGATGGACTTCACCCTCATCACGCCCACCTTCCAGCAGACCTTCAGCAACGAACGTCAAACCGATTGGGGTCGCCTGCTGACACAGCCCTCCTCAAACGGCGATCACCTGATCGGCCTGGCCATTCTCGATCAGGATGGCAACGGTCCCGGCCTGGCCATCGGTTTCAGCATGCCCACATCGCAACCCGCCCGATCGGTCACCTACATTGCCGGCATGATCGCCGCCAACCTGCTGCTGATCATCCTGCTGGCCAGTCTGTTATGGCGCAGCGTTCAGCGCGGCCGCCGCCTTGCCGCCGACATGCCCATCACGGGCAAGACAGGAACGAACGGCGGTGCCGCCATGCACCAGGTGAATCAACGCCTCTCAGAGCTCACCCAACGCCTGGACGCCTTCGTACAGCTGCCATCCGAAGAACAGTGGCTGCAATTCTTCGACAAAAGCCCCGCCGGCATGTGCCTGACGCGCGTACGGGACGGACGCCTGATTCAGGTCAACGAAGCGTTGTTGACCATGTCGGGCTATTCCCGGGAAGAGTTCATGGCCCTGGAGGAATTCCCGCTCTGCCCCAGCATCGAGGCCCATGGCAGTGCGGCGCTCGCGGAACCTCACGAATCGGGCAGCACCAGCTTTACCGACAACCAGGGCATCACGCATCACTTCGTGTTCACCCGGGAGTCGCTCGAACTGCACGGTGAGGTCTGCATTTTGACCGTCGCGATCGAGGTCGCCGACTGGGAAACCATCCCGGACGTCCTGAAGGAACTGGAGGCCTCCTACAAGGACGTGTTCGTCAACAGCCACATCGTCATGCTGCTGCTCGACCCCGAGACCGGACGGATCATGGAAGCCAACCCGGCCGCCATCGAGTTTTACGGCTATCCCGAAGACGCGCTCAAGGACATGCTGTTCGAACGACTGTGCGAGCAGTCTGTCAATCTGGACGAACTCACTCACCGGCACCGCCTCACCGTGATCCAACGCGACGCGTCCGGCAAGCGGCACGTGGTCGACATCTTCGGCAGCCACCTCAAGCTGCCGGAAGGCGATTTCGATTACCTCATGCTCTACGACATCACCAGCCGCGTTCGCGCCCAGACCGCGCTGCGGACGGAGAAGGAACAGGTCAAGACCACCCTGAATGCGATTACGGATGCCGTGTTCCGCTGCGACGCCGAACGCCGCATGCTGTTCATGAACGATGCCGCCATGCAGCTGTGCCCCATCCCGCACGAGCAGGCCATCGGCCATCCGCTGCCCGAGATATTGACGCTGCACGAAGAAGAGGAGGACGAGGAGGACACCGTTATCGACCTCACGGAACTGCTCGACAACGCCGAGCAGGGCGAACTGCCGCAGCACCTCATCACCCGCACGTCGAAGCTGAACGGCGACGAAGTGATCGCGCAGGTATCGTACCTGCCGATCAGCGATGAAGAAGAGGCGCCGGCAGGCTTCGTCTTCCTGCTGCATGACATCACTTCGCTGCGACAGCTGTCACGCAAATTGAGCTACGAGGCCACGCACGACCCGCTTACCGGCCTGCTCAATCGTCGTGAATTCGAAACCCAGTTAAACGAGTACATCGACCTCGCCAAATCCGGCGACGACGTACACGTGCTTTGTTATATCGACCTGGATCAGTTCAAGGTCGTCAACGATACCAGCGGGCACCGGGCCGGCGACGCCCTGCTGGTCCAGATTGCGGAACTGCTTACCAAGGTCGTGCGTCGCGCCGATGTCGTCGCCCGTCTCGGCGGGGACGAATTCGGCATCCTTCTCACCTATTGCACACGCGAAGTGGCAGAGAGCATCGTCTCCAAGCTCATCCAGTCCATCAGCGCCCACGCCTTCACCTGGAATGAGCGTGAATTCCAGGTGGGCGCCAGCGTCGGCATGGCCATCATCGACCGCGATACCAAGAGCATGGAGGAAATCCTCAGCTCCGCCGATGCGGCCTGTTATCTAGCCAAGGAGCGCGGCCGGAACCGCTATGCCATTCACGCCCACGCGGACGACACGGTGATTCAGCGGCGGCGCGAGATGGAATGGATCCGGCTGCTGCACAACGCCCTGGAGAAAGGCGACTTCCAGCTTCATTACCAGCACATCCAGCCGTCCAAGGCCGATCCCGAGGCACCGCTGAGAATAGAAATCCTGCTGCGCCTGCTGAAACCGGATGGCGAGATCATCACGCCGGAGCGTTTCCTTCCCGCGGCGGACCGCTTCGGCATGATGCCCCAGATCGACACCTGGGTCGTACGGCAGGTCTGCAAGCAGCTGGCGGAACTCGCCCACAAGTATCCGCTCATGATCTACATCAATCTCGCGAACCGCTCTCTGGCCGATGTCAGTTTCGCGGAACGGATCGCCGAGAGCATCGAACAGACAGACATGCCGGCCGACAAGCTCTATTTCGAGATCTCCGAGGTAACGGCGCTTTCCGCCCCCTCCATGATCCGCTGGTTCAACCAGACCCTGAAGGTGCTCGGCTGCCGGTTCGCCCTGGACAACTACTCGGGCACCCCGGCGACCATCGCCCATCTCAAGGAAATAGATTTCCAGCAGGTCAAACTCGGCAACCAGTTGTCGGCCACCCTGCTCGACGACCCCGACGGTCGCGCCACCATTGAGGCGGTCAACCAGATCGCGCATACGATGGGGCTGGAAACCATCGCCGAATACGTATCCAGTTCGGAACTGGCGGAAGCCTATCGGGCCATCGGGGTCGACTATCTGCAGGGCTATGCGGTGTGCGGCGGCGTCAAACCGCTCGAATCTCTCGAGGCCGTGCTGCAGGAACGCTTCGATAACGGAGAAGGACAGGCCTCCGTCTCTGAATAATCACGGCCTTCCGGCCGGTTCCCGGGTTCGGGCTGGCACCCTCAGGCCGCGGACGTGTACGGCTCGAGCTTCCGCTCGACCTGCTGCAGGCACAAAGGCGGATAGTCCGGCAGGCCATTGCGAAACGGCGGCGGATCCTCCCCCTCGATCAGCGGTTTCAGGTAACGCCGTGCCGCAGCGGTGATGCCATAGCCGTCGCCGCGGATGAACTCCGGAGGCACCTTCCATTCCAGGTCCGCCACTTCCGCCAGCGACACCTTGCCCACCTGCCAGCGATAAGGCTCATCGCTGAGCCGCTCGATGACCGGCATGACGGCATGCTCGCCCGCCAGCGCCATGTCCACCGCCGCCCGGCCCATGGCGTAGGCCTGCTCGACATCGGTTTTCGAGGCGATATGGCGGGCGGAACGCTGCAAATAATCCGCCACGGCCCAATGCACCTTGCAGCCGAGCTCCTGGCGCACCATCTGCGCGATGGTCGGACCCGCCCCGCCCAGTTGAATCCAGTCCTGGTTGGCATTGTCCTGAGCGATGGAGATGAATCTTCCCTCTGTGTCGCGTACCCCTTCGGCCGCAGCCACCACGCAGTATCCGTGCCGGTCGACCGTCGCCCGCAGGCGCTTCAGGAAATCATCGTGCTCGAACGGCCGTTCGGCGAACAGGATCATCAGCGGCGAATCCTCTTCCTCGAAGGCCAGTCCGGCCGCCGCCGCCAGCCAGCCGGCATTGCGTCCCATGGTCTCGAGAATGAACACCCGCGTGGAAGTCCCGTACATGGAGGCGACATCGAGCGCCGCTTCACGCACCGAGGTGGCGATGAACTTGGCGGCCGAACCATAGCCGGGACTGTTGTCGGTGTGGATGAGGTCGTTGTCGATGGTCTTCGGCAGACCGATCACGCGCAGGGGGTAACCGCGCGCATCCGCCATTCCCGCCACCTTAAGCGCGGTCAGCATGGAGCCATTGCCGCCGTTGTAGAAAAAATAACCGATGTCGTGCGCCGCAAACACTTCCAACAGGCGGTCGTACTGATCGCGGTGCGTTTCGGTATCACCCAGGTCGAAGCGGCAGGCGCCGAAGGCCCCGCCGGGCCGATAGCGCAGCGATGCGATCGAGGCCTCGCTCTCCCGGCCGAGGTCGATCAGATCCTCCCTGAGCACCCCGATAATGCCTTCACGGGCAGCATAGACGCTGCCGATCTGGTCCGGTCGCTCCAAGGCGGTCTGGACCACGCCGCAGGCTGTGGCGTTGATGACGGCGGTTACGCCGCCGGCCTGTGCATAGAGGGCGTTTGCCGGCATGGGAGTCTCCCTGTGGCTCCTTGAGACAAAACGAATGGCACGCGCTGAACCATAACATAGGCCCGCGTAAAACCGGGACGCCGCGCCCCCGCCGCTCCGCCAGCCCATTTTTGCTATCATTTGCAGCCTTCTGCCCCGGGCGGAACCACGAACCCGGCACATGTGAGGGTTCGGCCAAGACAAATCAAACAGTTGCGTGTTTGGTTAACGGGCGGGCCAGCGGGCCGTCGAAAAATGCCATTCAGCGGCCGGCACGGGGCAAAACCGATTTCTTTTGACGATCAGGGCTCAATCATCATGCACACAGGCACTACGCTTACCCAGTTCATCATCAAGGAGCAGAGCAAGATCAGCGGCGCGACCGGTGAGTTCACCCTGCTCATGAACGACCTCGCCACTTCCTGCAAGGCCATCTCCGATGGCGTCAATCACGGCGCCCTGGCCGGCGTCCTCGGCAGCGCCGAGAGCGAGAACATTCAGGGCGAGACCCAGAAGAAGATGGACGTGTTGTCCAACGACATCATGCTCCATCTCAACGACCGCAACGGCCACGTCGCGGCCATGGCCTCCGAGGAGATGGAGGACATCTACGAGATTCCGGCCGGCGCCCCCCGCGGCAAGTATCTGCTGGTGTTCGATCCGCTGGACGGCTCCTCCAACATGGACGTGAACGTCTCCGTCGGCACCATCTTCTCCGTGCTGCGCTGCCCGGAAGGCGTAGACAAACCCACCGCCAAGGATTTCCTGCAGCCCGGCACGCAGCAGGTCTGTGCCGGCTACGCGCTGTACGGCCCCTCCACCATGATGGTGCTGACCACCGGGCATGGCGTGAACGGCTTCACCCTCAACCAGGACATCGGCGAGTTCGTCCTGACCCATCCGAACATGGCCATCCCCGAGGACACTCAGGAATTTGCCATCAACATGTCCAACCAGCGCTTCTGGGAAGCCCCGGTCAAGCGCTACATCGACGAATGCGTCCAGGGCAAGGAAGGTCCGCTCGGCAAAGACTTCAATATGCGCTGGGTAGCCTCCATGGTCGCCGAGGTACACCGCATCCTGACCCGCGGCGGCATCTTCATGTATCCCATCGACGAGAAGATCAAGTCCAAGGGACTGGGCGGCAAGCTGCGCCTGATGTACGAAGCCAACCCGATGAGCTTCATCGTCGAACAGGCCGGCGGCGCCAGCACCACGGGCCGTGAGCGCATCCTCGATCTGCAGCCCGAAGACATCCACCAGCGCGTGCCGGTGGTGCTGGGCTCCAAGAACGAGGTGGAGCGCGTTACCGGTTACCACAAGGCGTAAACCGACCGCACCACAGCCCGGCGCCCACACGGCGCCGGGCTTTTTTTATGCCTTATCGTCACGTTAGGGTGGCTATACTTGATGCTCGGCGGCACAGCCGCCTGCCCGAATCCAGTCTGCACAAGGGGGAATTATGCGCAGTCGTATCCTGGCGGCCATGAGCGCCGTATTCGCCATTATGATGTTGTCCGTCGCCCTGGCCGACAGCGGCCTGCAGGCCAGCCTCGCCGACCCGGCCTGGGACGGCAAGACCATACCGCCCGGCCAGCAATGCCATCGCTTCGGGGGCGAG is part of the Gammaproteobacteria bacterium genome and harbors:
- a CDS encoding EAL domain-containing protein — encoded protein: SEMNEGPYTLCYLDLDQFKLINDTSGHIAGDQLLKEVAGILQACVRKTDTLARLGGDEFGLLLSGYDLDQAIQLADTVLKHLNESSFHWDDKQFRITASIGIVSVSGNEGTMEEILSAADTACYIAKESGRNRAHVHTIDDSEVAYRRNEMLWVERIYKALDEDRFALHFQPIHPINGHGSGERFFEALLRLNNDQGPPTCPATFIPAAERFGAMPRLDRWVLGKAAATLRVHGNENPPVCLSVNLSGHSLGDEGFLAFAYDLMRDTQIADRLCFEITETAAIANLAQARSFIHEMKQLGCRFALDDFGSGLSSFQYLKNLHVDYLKIEGSFVSSLLNDPIDLAMVRSINEVGHAIGLQTIAEYVESAEILQTLRELGVDYAQGFHIGHPVENLTLVLTHST
- a CDS encoding 6-phosphofructokinase; its protein translation is MPANALYAQAGGVTAVINATACGVVQTALERPDQIGSVYAAREGIIGVLREDLIDLGRESEASIASLRYRPGGAFGACRFDLGDTETHRDQYDRLLEVFAAHDIGYFFYNGGNGSMLTALKVAGMADARGYPLRVIGLPKTIDNDLIHTDNSPGYGSAAKFIATSVREAALDVASMYGTSTRVFILETMGRNAGWLAAAAGLAFEEEDSPLMILFAERPFEHDDFLKRLRATVDRHGYCVVAAAEGVRDTEGRFISIAQDNANQDWIQLGGAGPTIAQMVRQELGCKVHWAVADYLQRSARHIASKTDVEQAYAMGRAAVDMALAGEHAVMPVIERLSDEPYRWQVGKVSLAEVADLEWKVPPEFIRGDGYGITAAARRYLKPLIEGEDPPPFRNGLPDYPPLCLQQVERKLEPYTSAA
- a CDS encoding EAL domain-containing protein, yielding MRILSLTAYIAFIALVVGVDYSGIHYWLVSPLNSRDESMAELLAGNAVSTLNDQRTRLVDLVQAVAKNPEHPRSTDEYLKAAGLAAVFRVAADGTVAPLYPKGRNTSPATDTTASLTLLLAQEGQPQPAAQPASQIYWLNGRPMLMASAPQTTGQGTIVAFARPRLGKPPPGIEMDFTLITPTFQQTFSNERQTDWGRLLTQPSSNGDHLIGLAILDQDGNGPGLAIGFSMPTSQPARSVTYIAGMIAANLLLIILLASLLWRSVQRGRRLAADMPITGKTGTNGGAAMHQVNQRLSELTQRLDAFVQLPSEEQWLQFFDKSPAGMCLTRVRDGRLIQVNEALLTMSGYSREEFMALEEFPLCPSIEAHGSAALAEPHESGSTSFTDNQGITHHFVFTRESLELHGEVCILTVAIEVADWETIPDVLKELEASYKDVFVNSHIVMLLLDPETGRIMEANPAAIEFYGYPEDALKDMLFERLCEQSVNLDELTHRHRLTVIQRDASGKRHVVDIFGSHLKLPEGDFDYLMLYDITSRVRAQTALRTEKEQVKTTLNAITDAVFRCDAERRMLFMNDAAMQLCPIPHEQAIGHPLPEILTLHEEEEDEEDTVIDLTELLDNAEQGELPQHLITRTSKLNGDEVIAQVSYLPISDEEEAPAGFVFLLHDITSLRQLSRKLSYEATHDPLTGLLNRREFETQLNEYIDLAKSGDDVHVLCYIDLDQFKVVNDTSGHRAGDALLVQIAELLTKVVRRADVVARLGGDEFGILLTYCTREVAESIVSKLIQSISAHAFTWNEREFQVGASVGMAIIDRDTKSMEEILSSADAACYLAKERGRNRYAIHAHADDTVIQRRREMEWIRLLHNALEKGDFQLHYQHIQPSKADPEAPLRIEILLRLLKPDGEIITPERFLPAADRFGMMPQIDTWVVRQVCKQLAELAHKYPLMIYINLANRSLADVSFAERIAESIEQTDMPADKLYFEISEVTALSAPSMIRWFNQTLKVLGCRFALDNYSGTPATIAHLKEIDFQQVKLGNQLSATLLDDPDGRATIEAVNQIAHTMGLETIAEYVSSSELAEAYRAIGVDYLQGYAVCGGVKPLESLEAVLQERFDNGEGQASVSE
- a CDS encoding class 1 fructose-bisphosphatase, translated to MHTGTTLTQFIIKEQSKISGATGEFTLLMNDLATSCKAISDGVNHGALAGVLGSAESENIQGETQKKMDVLSNDIMLHLNDRNGHVAAMASEEMEDIYEIPAGAPRGKYLLVFDPLDGSSNMDVNVSVGTIFSVLRCPEGVDKPTAKDFLQPGTQQVCAGYALYGPSTMMVLTTGHGVNGFTLNQDIGEFVLTHPNMAIPEDTQEFAINMSNQRFWEAPVKRYIDECVQGKEGPLGKDFNMRWVASMVAEVHRILTRGGIFMYPIDEKIKSKGLGGKLRLMYEANPMSFIVEQAGGASTTGRERILDLQPEDIHQRVPVVLGSKNEVERVTGYHKA